A genomic region of Pseudomonas sp. KU43P contains the following coding sequences:
- a CDS encoding muconate cycloisomerase family protein, producing MTNALIERIDAIIVDLPTIRPHKLAMHTMQQQTLVILRLKCSDGVEGLGEATTIGGLAYGYESPEGIKANIDAHLAPALIGLPADNINAAMLKLDKLAKGNTFAKSGIESALLDAQGKRLGLPVSELLGGRVRDSLEVAWTLASGDTARDIAEAEHMLEIRRHRVFKLKIGANPLDQDLKHVVAIKRELGERASVRVDVNQYWDESQAIRACQVLGDNGIDLIEQPIARINRGGQVRLNQRSPAPIMADESIESVEDAFSLAADGAASIFALKIAKNGGPRAVLRTAQIAEAAGIALYGGTMLEGSVGTLASAHAFLTLRQLTWGTELFGPLLLTEEIVNEPPQYHDFQLHVPRTPGLGLSLDEARLARFARR from the coding sequence ATGACAAACGCCCTGATCGAGCGTATCGACGCAATCATCGTCGACCTGCCGACCATCCGCCCGCACAAGCTGGCCATGCACACGATGCAGCAGCAGACCCTGGTGATCCTGCGCCTGAAATGCAGCGACGGCGTGGAAGGCCTCGGCGAGGCCACCACCATCGGCGGCCTGGCCTACGGCTACGAGAGCCCCGAGGGCATCAAGGCCAACATCGACGCGCACCTGGCGCCGGCACTGATCGGCCTGCCCGCCGACAACATCAATGCCGCCATGCTCAAGCTCGACAAGCTGGCCAAGGGCAACACCTTCGCCAAGTCCGGCATTGAGAGCGCGCTGCTCGACGCCCAGGGCAAGCGCCTGGGCCTGCCGGTCAGCGAACTGCTCGGCGGGCGTGTGCGCGACAGCCTGGAAGTGGCCTGGACCCTGGCCAGCGGTGACACCGCCCGCGACATCGCCGAGGCCGAGCACATGCTGGAAATACGCCGCCACCGGGTGTTCAAGCTGAAGATCGGCGCCAATCCGCTGGACCAGGACCTCAAGCACGTGGTGGCGATCAAGCGCGAGCTGGGCGAGCGCGCCAGCGTGCGCGTCGACGTCAACCAGTACTGGGACGAATCCCAGGCCATCCGCGCCTGCCAGGTGCTGGGCGATAACGGCATCGACCTGATCGAGCAGCCGATCGCGCGCATCAACCGCGGCGGGCAGGTGCGCCTGAACCAGCGCAGCCCGGCGCCGATCATGGCCGACGAATCCATCGAGAGCGTCGAGGACGCCTTCAGCCTGGCCGCCGACGGCGCCGCCAGCATCTTCGCCCTGAAGATCGCCAAGAACGGCGGCCCGCGCGCCGTGCTGCGCACCGCGCAGATCGCCGAGGCGGCCGGCATCGCCCTGTACGGCGGGACCATGCTCGAAGGCTCGGTCGGCACCCTGGCCTCGGCCCATGCCTTCCTCACCCTGCGCCAGCTGACCTGGGGCACCGAGCTGTTCGGCCCGCTGCTGCTGACCGAGGAAATCGTCAACGAGCCGCCGCAGTACCACGACTTCCAACTGCACGTGCCGCGCACCCCGGGCCTTGGCCTGAGCCTGGACGAAGCCCGCCTGGCGCGCTTCGCCCGCCGATAA
- the catC gene encoding muconolactone Delta-isomerase: MLFHVKMTVKLPVDMDPAKAAQLKADEKELAQRLQREGTWRHLWRIAGHYANYSVFDVPSVEALHDTLMQLPLFPYMDIEVDGLCRHPSSIHADDR, encoded by the coding sequence ATGCTGTTCCACGTGAAGATGACCGTGAAACTGCCGGTCGACATGGACCCGGCCAAGGCCGCGCAACTGAAGGCCGACGAAAAGGAACTGGCCCAGCGCCTGCAGCGCGAGGGCACCTGGCGCCACCTGTGGCGCATCGCCGGGCATTACGCCAACTACAGCGTGTTCGACGTGCCCAGCGTCGAGGCGCTGCACGACACGCTGATGCAGCTGCCGCTGTTCCCGTACATGGACATCGAGGTCGACGGCCTGTGCCGCCATCCCTCGTCGATCCACGCTGACGACCGCTGA
- the catA gene encoding catechol 1,2-dioxygenase, translated as MTVKISHTPDVQAFFEQVAGLGHAEGNPRFKQIILRVLQDTARLIEDLEVSEGEFWHAIDYLNRLGGRNEAGLLAAGLGIEHFLDLLQDAKDAEAGLGGGTPRTIEGPLYVAGAPLSEGEARMDDGTDPGVVMFLQGQVFDAEGQPLAGATVDLWHANTQGTYSYFDSTQSEYNLRRRIVTDAEGRYRARSIVPSGYGCDPQGPTQECLNLLGRHGQRPAHVHFFISAPGYRHLTTQINFEGDKYLWDDFAYATRDGLIGELRFVDDAAAARDRGVKGERFAELSFDFRLQAAKAPEAEVRSQRPRALQEG; from the coding sequence ATGACCGTGAAGATCTCCCACACCCCTGACGTCCAGGCCTTCTTCGAGCAAGTGGCCGGCCTTGGCCATGCCGAAGGCAACCCACGCTTCAAGCAGATCATCCTGCGCGTGCTGCAGGACACCGCGCGCCTGATCGAAGACCTGGAGGTCAGCGAGGGCGAGTTCTGGCACGCCATCGACTACCTCAACCGCCTGGGCGGTCGCAACGAGGCTGGCCTGCTGGCCGCGGGCCTGGGCATCGAGCACTTCCTCGACCTGCTGCAGGACGCCAAGGACGCCGAAGCTGGTCTTGGCGGCGGCACCCCGCGTACCATCGAAGGCCCACTGTACGTGGCAGGCGCACCGCTGTCGGAAGGTGAGGCGCGCATGGACGACGGCACCGACCCGGGTGTGGTGATGTTCCTCCAGGGCCAGGTGTTCGACGCCGAAGGCCAACCCCTGGCCGGCGCTACCGTCGACCTGTGGCACGCCAATACCCAGGGCACCTATTCGTACTTCGATTCGACACAGTCCGAATACAACCTGCGCCGCCGTATCGTCACCGACGCCGAAGGCCGCTACCGTGCACGTTCCATCGTGCCCTCGGGCTATGGCTGCGACCCGCAGGGGCCGACCCAGGAATGCCTCAATCTGCTCGGCCGCCACGGCCAGCGCCCGGCGCACGTGCACTTCTTCATTTCGGCACCGGGGTACCGGCACCTGACCACGCAGATCAACTTTGAAGGTGACAAGTACCTGTGGGACGACTTTGCCTATGCCACCCGTGATGGCCTGATCGGCGAGCTGCGTTTCGTCGACGATGCTGCTGCAGCGCGTGACCGTGGCGTTAAGGGCGAGCGTTTTGCCGAGCTTTCGTTCGACTTCCGCTTGCAGGCGGCCAAGGCACCCGAGGCCGAAGTGCGCAGCCAGCGCCCACGGGCGCTGCAAGAAGGCTGA
- a CDS encoding spinster family MFS transporter: protein MTNLTQEQHLKTPNKRYIYEWYVVTLCMVAYIFSFVDRQILALMIEPIKADLQLSDTQFSLLHGLAFSLFYAFMGMPIAYLADRFSRPRIIAVGVIFWSIATATCGLSKNFLQMFLARIGVGVGEAALSPSAYSMFSDMFPKEKLGRAVGIYSIGSFVGGGVAFLVGGYVITLLKDAQTIEVAVLGAMKAWQLAFFIVGLPGVIVGLLVWLTVRNPERKGAQLDADGQVRKVKLTDGLRFIGRHRKTFGCHYLGFSFYAMALFCMMSWTPALYIRKYGMSPEQAGFMLGTILLLANTTGVVFGGWLTDHLAKRGYSDAAMRTGVIGAVGMIVPAVLYSQVEPLWLSVTLLVPAMFFASFPMPASTAAMQILSPNQVRAQVSAVFLLISNLLGLGLGTTLVALITDRYFGAPAAVGSSMSIVSFGASLLAIVLLAKGCKCFRDSLQREHAAEA from the coding sequence ATGACGAACCTCACCCAAGAGCAGCACCTCAAAACCCCGAACAAGCGCTATATCTACGAGTGGTACGTGGTCACCCTGTGCATGGTGGCGTACATATTCTCCTTCGTTGACCGGCAGATCCTGGCCCTGATGATCGAGCCGATCAAAGCCGACCTGCAGCTCAGTGATACCCAGTTCAGCCTGCTGCACGGCCTGGCGTTCTCGCTGTTCTACGCTTTCATGGGCATGCCCATCGCCTACCTCGCCGACCGCTTCTCGCGGCCGCGCATCATCGCGGTCGGGGTGATCTTCTGGAGCATCGCCACGGCCACCTGCGGCCTGAGCAAGAACTTCCTGCAGATGTTCCTTGCGCGAATTGGCGTCGGTGTCGGCGAAGCGGCCTTGTCGCCATCGGCCTACTCGATGTTCAGTGACATGTTCCCCAAGGAAAAGCTCGGCCGCGCCGTGGGCATCTATTCGATCGGCTCGTTCGTCGGCGGCGGTGTCGCCTTCCTGGTCGGCGGCTACGTCATCACCTTGCTCAAGGATGCGCAAACCATCGAGGTGGCCGTGCTCGGCGCCATGAAAGCCTGGCAGCTGGCATTCTTCATCGTCGGCCTGCCGGGGGTGATCGTCGGCCTGCTGGTCTGGCTGACGGTACGCAACCCAGAGCGCAAGGGCGCGCAGCTCGATGCCGACGGCCAAGTGCGCAAGGTGAAGCTTACCGATGGCCTGCGCTTCATCGGCCGCCACCGCAAAACTTTCGGCTGCCACTACCTGGGCTTCTCGTTCTACGCCATGGCGCTGTTCTGCATGATGAGCTGGACGCCCGCGCTGTATATCCGCAAGTACGGCATGAGCCCGGAGCAGGCCGGCTTCATGCTCGGCACCATCCTGTTGCTGGCCAATACCACTGGCGTGGTGTTCGGCGGCTGGCTGACCGATCACCTGGCCAAGCGCGGCTACAGCGATGCGGCGATGCGCACCGGGGTGATCGGTGCGGTGGGCATGATCGTGCCGGCGGTGCTGTACTCGCAGGTCGAACCGCTGTGGCTGTCGGTCACCTTGCTGGTGCCGGCGATGTTCTTTGCCTCGTTCCCGATGCCGGCGTCCACCGCGGCCATGCAGATACTCTCGCCGAACCAGGTGCGGGCGCAGGTATCGGCGGTGTTTCTGCTGATCAGCAACCTGCTGGGGCTGGGCCTGGGGACCACGCTGGTGGCGCTGATCACCGACCGCTACTTCGGCGCCCCGGCGGCAGTCGGTTCATCGATGTCGATCGTCAGCTTCGGCGCCTCGCTGCTGGCCATCGTGCTGCTGGCCAAGGGCTGCAAGTGTTTTCGCGACAGCCTGCAGCGCGAACACGCCGCCGAGGCCTGA
- a CDS encoding helix-turn-helix transcriptional regulator has protein sequence MLERFPLLDSRDVAEMQVQLARYLCPHRLRVLNGTPPRLQASGVAFAGAWLLELDYDAPVEVSLEGTGAHYLFRTTLQGQCEVTLGRHQAAVAAGGLSVSSPFASSRIVTGGACRNAVLSLPREALEVQLQHLLGRSLRQPLAFDVPLAAAHPGVHALGAAMDYLCSLLALDLNLAPLRQGLADHLVQLLLTQLPHNYSDALCQGAGTPLPGPVRRARDHIEAHLDQPLALSTLCALSGVSVRTLQNGFLKFLGQTPVEYIRERRLHAVHVALQRGEGSVTEALLRFGINSPAHFTRQYRQRYGCRPSDTLKGSGSCAIGSLPA, from the coding sequence ATGCTCGAGCGCTTCCCGCTGCTCGATTCGCGCGATGTGGCCGAGATGCAGGTGCAACTGGCCCGCTATCTCTGCCCGCATCGGCTGCGGGTGCTGAACGGCACACCGCCGCGCTTGCAGGCCAGCGGCGTGGCGTTCGCCGGGGCCTGGTTGCTGGAGCTGGATTATGACGCGCCGGTCGAGGTCAGCCTGGAAGGCACCGGTGCGCACTACCTGTTCCGCACCACCTTGCAGGGGCAGTGCGAAGTGACCCTGGGGCGCCATCAGGCAGCGGTTGCGGCGGGCGGCTTGAGTGTCAGCTCGCCGTTCGCCAGCAGCCGTATCGTCACCGGTGGCGCCTGCCGCAACGCGGTGCTCAGCCTGCCGCGCGAAGCACTGGAAGTGCAGTTGCAGCACCTGCTGGGGCGCAGCCTGCGCCAGCCGCTGGCGTTCGATGTGCCGCTGGCGGCGGCACACCCCGGTGTGCATGCACTGGGGGCTGCCATGGACTACCTGTGCAGCCTGCTGGCGCTGGACCTGAACCTGGCCCCCCTGCGCCAGGGCCTTGCCGACCACCTGGTGCAACTGCTGCTGACCCAGTTGCCGCACAACTACTCCGATGCGCTCTGCCAAGGCGCGGGCACGCCGTTGCCCGGCCCTGTACGGCGGGCGCGCGACCACATCGAGGCGCACCTGGATCAGCCGCTCGCCTTGTCGACCTTGTGCGCGCTCAGCGGCGTTTCGGTTCGCACCCTGCAGAACGGCTTTCTCAAGTTCCTTGGCCAGACCCCGGTCGAGTACATCCGCGAGCGGCGCCTGCACGCCGTGCACGTGGCCTTGCAGCGCGGCGAGGGCAGTGTCACCGAGGCCCTGCTGCGCTTCGGCATCAACAGCCCCGCGCACTTCACCCGGCAATACCGGCAGCGCTACGGCTGCCGGCCATCCGACACGCTCAAGGGCTCGGGAAGTTGCGCAATCGGTAGCCTGCCTGCGTGA
- a CDS encoding NAD/NADP-dependent octopine/nopaline dehydrogenase family protein: protein MNVTILGGGHGCYAAAVEMAERGHNTRLWRRDQAALQALQAIGSLTVRDYRGARNVALGEQLQLIADLAQALEGADLIVIPLPSTSHEALAAEVAPLLRDGQVVFLPPGTFGSYVFAKAMQACGNCAEVAFAETGTLPYLVRKQGVDQLVISAYATRLPTGVLPSRLSAHAFAVLREAYPSVEPIENALSGALMNAGPIIHPPLILMNAGPLEHFESWDIHNEGTQPSIRRVTNQLDAERMRVREALGFAAPHFPLADHYNTDQGDEWMYGRGAHGKLTDSGDWREKIDLQQHRYMLEDTRLGLSLLVSVGRWAKVSTPVAEGLLALASAVTGRDLYGEGRTLENLGLSALDRAQMAALLQDGVEA from the coding sequence ATGAATGTCACGATCCTTGGCGGCGGTCACGGCTGCTATGCAGCGGCCGTCGAAATGGCCGAACGCGGCCACAATACCCGCCTGTGGCGGCGCGACCAGGCGGCGTTGCAGGCGCTGCAGGCCATCGGCAGCCTCACCGTGCGCGACTACCGCGGCGCCCGCAACGTGGCGCTGGGCGAGCAGTTGCAACTGATCGCCGACCTGGCCCAGGCGCTGGAAGGGGCAGACCTGATCGTCATCCCACTGCCGTCCACCAGCCATGAGGCGCTGGCCGCTGAAGTGGCGCCGCTGTTGCGCGATGGCCAGGTGGTGTTTCTGCCGCCGGGCACCTTCGGCAGCTATGTGTTCGCCAAGGCCATGCAGGCCTGTGGCAACTGCGCCGAAGTTGCCTTTGCCGAAACCGGTACCTTGCCTTATCTGGTGCGCAAGCAGGGTGTCGACCAACTGGTGATCAGCGCCTACGCCACGCGCCTACCCACCGGTGTGCTGCCCAGCCGGCTGTCGGCGCATGCCTTTGCCGTGCTGCGCGAAGCCTACCCCAGCGTCGAGCCCATCGAGAATGCCTTGAGCGGTGCGCTGATGAACGCCGGGCCGATCATCCACCCGCCGCTGATCCTGATGAATGCCGGCCCGCTCGAGCATTTCGAGTCGTGGGACATCCACAACGAAGGTACCCAGCCGTCGATCCGTCGAGTCACCAACCAGCTCGACGCCGAGCGCATGCGCGTACGGGAGGCACTGGGCTTCGCGGCGCCGCACTTCCCGCTGGCCGACCACTACAACACCGACCAGGGCGATGAATGGATGTACGGCCGCGGCGCCCACGGCAAGCTCACCGACAGCGGCGACTGGCGCGAGAAGATCGACTTGCAGCAGCACCGCTACATGCTCGAAGACACCCGCCTGGGCCTGTCGCTGCTGGTATCTGTCGGGCGTTGGGCCAAGGTCTCGACCCCGGTAGCCGAAGGCCTGCTGGCGCTGGCCTCGGCTGTCACCGGGCGTGACCTGTACGGCGAAGGCCGCACCCTGGAAAACCTCGGCCTGTCCGCGCTCGACCGGGCGCAGATGGCGGCCTTGCTGCAGGACGGGGTGGAGGCATGA
- a CDS encoding 3-hydroxybutyryl-CoA dehydrogenase, with translation MSGPLRHIAVVGAGRMGEGIALAFAQAGLQVSLIDLKVREAQADYFQALRRNLQAEAHSLVALELIGRLQAEQLLARIHLLTRAEGEQALAGCRLIFEAVPEVLDAKREAMAWIDQHGAVDSIIASTTSTFLVTELAQMVSQPQRMLNAHWLNPAHLMPLVEVSRSEQTCEAVLAELLATLQSIGKVAVVCNAAPGFIVPRLQALVMNEAARMVEEGVASAEQIDLAVRSGFGLRFSVLGLLEFIDWGGGDILHHASAYLSQHLGERYQAAQAVQANMAAGRNGLREGEGFYDYRQVDVAAYRQERLAALVQRVRQAGLAPRFASGLEALDEPLLL, from the coding sequence ATGAGCGGGCCGCTGCGGCACATCGCTGTGGTCGGTGCCGGGCGCATGGGCGAGGGCATTGCCCTGGCCTTCGCCCAGGCCGGGCTGCAGGTGAGCCTGATCGACCTCAAGGTGCGTGAGGCACAGGCTGACTACTTCCAGGCACTCAGGCGCAATCTCCAGGCTGAGGCGCACAGCCTGGTTGCCCTTGAGCTGATCGGGAGGCTGCAGGCCGAACAGCTTTTGGCGCGTATCCACCTGCTCACCCGAGCGGAAGGTGAGCAGGCCCTGGCGGGCTGCCGGCTGATCTTCGAGGCGGTGCCTGAAGTGCTCGACGCCAAGCGCGAGGCGATGGCCTGGATCGACCAGCATGGCGCGGTGGACAGCATCATCGCCTCGACTACCTCGACCTTCCTGGTCACCGAGCTGGCGCAGATGGTTTCGCAGCCGCAGCGCATGCTCAATGCGCACTGGCTCAACCCCGCCCACCTGATGCCATTGGTGGAGGTGTCGCGCAGTGAGCAGACCTGCGAAGCGGTGCTTGCCGAGCTGCTGGCGACCTTGCAGAGCATCGGCAAGGTGGCCGTGGTGTGCAACGCCGCCCCCGGCTTCATCGTGCCGCGGTTGCAGGCGCTGGTGATGAACGAGGCGGCGCGCATGGTCGAGGAGGGCGTGGCCAGCGCCGAGCAGATCGACCTGGCGGTGCGCAGCGGTTTCGGCCTGCGCTTCTCGGTGCTCGGCCTGCTGGAGTTCATCGACTGGGGAGGTGGCGACATCCTGCACCACGCCTCGGCCTACCTCAGCCAGCACCTGGGCGAGCGCTACCAGGCGGCCCAGGCCGTGCAGGCGAACATGGCCGCTGGGCGCAACGGGCTGCGTGAAGGGGAGGGCTTCTACGATTATCGGCAGGTGGATGTTGCCGCCTATCGTCAGGAGCGCCTGGCCGCGCTGGTGCAGCGGGTGCGCCAGGCCGGCCTGGCGCCTCGCTTCGCTTCAGGCCTTGAAGCGCTGGATGAGCCCTTGCTGCTCTGA
- a CDS encoding methyl-accepting chemotaxis protein, whose translation MQQQLREIEQMAAALQQMSATAQASAHSAAQAAEAARNADQATGDGLQVIEHATTGIQALAQDMSEGMQRLHDLANSGEQIGTVMAVILSIARQTNLLALNAAIEAARAGEAGRGFAVVADEVRGLAQRTQASVEEIGAITDNLRSGTREVTRSMQHSHEQAQANAEQARQALDALAQIRQAVSVITDMNVQIACAAEQQSSVAEEVNRNVEAVRDVTASLSGQAERSAGISQQLNDLASEQQGLIQRFKA comes from the coding sequence ATGCAGCAGCAACTGCGTGAAATCGAGCAGATGGCCGCGGCGCTGCAGCAGATGTCTGCCACCGCCCAGGCCTCCGCCCACAGCGCCGCCCAGGCGGCCGAAGCGGCGCGCAATGCCGACCAGGCCACCGGCGATGGCCTGCAGGTGATCGAACACGCCACCACCGGCATCCAGGCTCTGGCCCAGGACATGAGCGAAGGCATGCAACGCCTGCACGACCTGGCCAACAGTGGCGAGCAGATCGGCACGGTGATGGCGGTGATCCTGTCGATCGCCCGGCAGACCAACCTGCTGGCGCTCAATGCCGCCATCGAGGCGGCCCGCGCCGGCGAGGCCGGCCGTGGCTTCGCCGTGGTGGCCGATGAGGTGCGCGGCCTGGCACAGCGCACCCAGGCCTCGGTCGAGGAAATCGGCGCGATCACTGACAACCTGCGCAGCGGCACCCGCGAGGTGACCCGCAGCATGCAGCACAGCCACGAGCAGGCCCAGGCCAACGCCGAACAGGCCCGCCAGGCCCTGGATGCGCTGGCGCAGATTCGCCAGGCGGTCAGCGTGATCACCGACATGAACGTGCAGATCGCCTGCGCCGCCGAACAGCAGAGCAGCGTCGCCGAGGAGGTCAACCGCAATGTCGAAGCGGTGCGCGACGTCACCGCTTCGCTCTCGGGGCAGGCCGAGCGTTCGGCCGGCATCAGCCAGCAGTTGAACGACCTGGCATCAGAGCAGCAAGGGCTCATCCAGCGCTTCAAGGCCTGA
- a CDS encoding NIPSNAP family protein, producing MSDLYELLRFTLRVRTPAQALPRLQAALQEAGAGVELVGCWLSEIGPQNTIAVLRRFTDAQAQAAERQRVLLASDAFGIGEFILEQHMDDYRLFPFLEPLAPGKHGPFYELREYDLVTSGLAPTLAGWRKAVGPRTGDDYSQVYAAFYATSGRVPRYLHIWPYTSLEQRLDVRTRAVGDGVWPPENSAPQLQKMQSVVYLPAPFSPLA from the coding sequence ATGTCCGACCTATACGAACTGCTGCGCTTCACCCTGCGCGTGCGCACACCAGCCCAGGCCCTGCCCCGCCTCCAGGCGGCATTGCAGGAGGCCGGAGCTGGGGTTGAGCTGGTCGGCTGCTGGCTTTCGGAAATCGGCCCGCAGAACACCATCGCCGTGCTGCGCCGCTTCACCGATGCCCAGGCCCAGGCCGCCGAACGCCAGCGCGTGCTGCTCGCCAGCGATGCCTTCGGCATTGGCGAATTCATCCTCGAACAGCACATGGACGACTACCGGCTGTTCCCCTTCCTCGAACCGCTGGCGCCCGGCAAGCACGGGCCCTTCTACGAGCTGCGCGAGTACGACCTGGTGACCTCGGGCCTGGCCCCGACCCTGGCCGGCTGGCGCAAGGCCGTGGGCCCACGTACCGGGGACGACTATTCCCAGGTGTACGCGGCGTTCTACGCCACCAGCGGCCGCGTGCCGCGCTACTTGCACATCTGGCCCTACACGAGCCTCGAACAACGCCTCGACGTGCGCACCCGCGCCGTTGGCGACGGCGTATGGCCACCGGAAAACTCGGCGCCACAACTGCAGAAAATGCAGTCGGTGGTGTACCTGCCGGCCCCCTTCTCCCCGCTCGCCTGA
- a CDS encoding OprD family outer membrane porin: MEFGWPLRAKPLCLCVACALPQLGLADVVDDSHLSLNIKNLYLNRNYTQDNAPVSKAGNWSQGFDLQFESGYTDTPLAVGLDLDGQYAVRLDSTGNDGSLPYSRHRQQTSDDYSRGGATLKFKYAKSVVKVGDQRPFYPVASNDPSRQLDTIYQGAVIESRDIDKLTLVGGRFWSIVTRESSNHERLYRFGTPDSQDSDGLDFAGATYALTPDLQGSYFHGVLNDIYKQDYAGIKHTLRLADGYQFKTDIGYFNNQEDGAARSGPVDNRAYYGLVSVEKSGHTLGVVYQRMTGDTVFPTLNGYVPQLWLPNWGSIPFIRPDERSWSLRYGYNFAALGIPGLKLFTRYTKGTDIDRGADLDRDQESERDIMLNYVVQSGPLKDLAFDLKNMHTQQKYGADYDEYRLITSYTWKFW; this comes from the coding sequence ATGGAATTCGGATGGCCCCTGCGTGCGAAACCGTTGTGCCTGTGTGTGGCTTGCGCTCTACCCCAGCTCGGCCTGGCCGACGTGGTCGATGACAGCCACCTCTCGCTGAACATCAAGAACCTCTACCTGAACCGCAACTACACCCAGGACAATGCGCCGGTGTCCAAGGCCGGCAACTGGTCCCAGGGCTTCGACCTGCAGTTCGAATCCGGCTACACCGACACCCCGCTGGCGGTCGGCCTGGACCTCGACGGTCAATACGCCGTGCGCCTGGACTCCACCGGCAACGATGGCTCGCTGCCCTACAGCCGCCACCGCCAGCAGACCTCCGACGACTACAGCCGGGGCGGTGCGACGCTCAAGTTCAAGTACGCCAAGAGTGTGGTGAAGGTCGGTGACCAGCGGCCGTTCTACCCGGTAGCCTCCAACGACCCCAGCCGCCAGCTCGACACCATTTACCAGGGTGCGGTGATCGAATCGCGCGATATCGACAAGCTGACCCTGGTCGGCGGGCGATTCTGGTCGATCGTCACCCGCGAGTCGTCCAACCACGAGCGCCTGTACCGTTTCGGTACCCCTGACAGCCAGGACAGCGACGGCCTCGACTTCGCCGGCGCCACCTACGCGCTGACACCAGACCTGCAGGGCAGCTACTTCCACGGCGTGCTCAACGACATCTACAAACAGGACTACGCCGGCATCAAGCACACCCTGCGCTTGGCCGACGGTTACCAGTTCAAGACCGACATCGGCTACTTCAACAACCAGGAAGACGGCGCCGCACGCAGCGGCCCGGTGGACAACCGCGCCTACTATGGCCTGGTGAGCGTGGAAAAGAGCGGTCACACCCTCGGCGTCGTCTACCAACGCATGACCGGCGACACGGTATTCCCGACCCTGAACGGCTACGTGCCGCAACTGTGGCTGCCGAACTGGGGCAGCATCCCGTTCATCCGCCCGGACGAGCGCAGCTGGTCGTTGCGCTATGGCTACAACTTCGCCGCCCTCGGCATCCCCGGCCTCAAGCTGTTCACCCGCTACACCAAAGGTACCGACATCGACCGCGGCGCCGACCTTGACCGGGACCAGGAAAGCGAGCGCGACATCATGCTCAACTACGTGGTGCAGAGCGGCCCGCTCAAGGACCTGGCATTCGACTTGAAGAACATGCACACCCAGCAGAAGTACGGCGCCGACTACGACGAGTACCGCCTGATCACCTCCTACACCTGGAAGTTCTGGTAA
- a CDS encoding LysR family transcriptional regulator encodes MPSRPIELQDHRLRYLHLSHDKGSMRAAAEALGVATSSVSRQIARLEAELGIELVRPDTHRISLTSAGEAAVDYYVERQRQHTRLLNRLDELRHQQQASTVIAIGEGLLGARAINALQGFLQAHGAHKAEIISAPSPDVQRMVLTDQAHLGVVFAPSPTACLSRLFSLAQPLRLIVHRDSRLAERSRVSLADIARESLVLPGANFRVRELVDDACKAQGVDIVPTLTSNSLAVILDFVRSGLGATLLAELPIIDELKAGTFKALAIDCTDMNATDIQIVTRRGRTLDDLSRALATEMAKAMRKVL; translated from the coding sequence ATGCCCAGCCGCCCCATCGAACTGCAGGACCATCGCCTGCGTTACCTGCACCTGAGCCACGACAAAGGTTCCATGCGCGCCGCCGCCGAAGCCCTGGGCGTCGCCACCTCCTCGGTCAGCCGGCAGATCGCCCGTCTCGAAGCCGAACTGGGCATCGAGTTGGTGCGCCCCGACACCCACCGCATCAGCCTGACCAGCGCCGGCGAGGCCGCCGTGGATTACTACGTCGAACGCCAGCGCCAGCACACCCGGCTGCTCAACCGCCTGGACGAACTGCGCCACCAGCAGCAGGCTTCGACGGTGATCGCCATCGGCGAAGGCCTGCTGGGCGCACGGGCGATCAATGCGTTGCAGGGGTTTCTCCAGGCCCATGGAGCGCACAAGGCCGAGATCATCAGCGCACCTTCGCCGGACGTGCAGCGCATGGTGCTGACCGATCAGGCCCACCTGGGCGTGGTATTCGCCCCCAGCCCGACGGCCTGCTTGAGCCGCCTGTTCAGCCTGGCGCAGCCGCTGCGCCTGATCGTGCACCGCGACAGCCGGCTGGCCGAGCGCAGCCGGGTCAGCCTTGCCGACATCGCCCGCGAATCGCTGGTGCTGCCTGGCGCCAACTTCCGCGTGCGCGAGCTGGTGGACGACGCGTGCAAGGCGCAGGGGGTGGATATCGTGCCCACGCTGACCTCCAACTCGCTGGCGGTGATCCTCGACTTCGTGCGCTCCGGGCTGGGCGCGACGCTGCTGGCCGAGCTGCCGATCATCGATGAGCTCAAGGCCGGCACCTTCAAGGCGCTGGCCATCGATTGCACCGACATGAACGCCACCGACATCCAGATCGTCACCCGCCGCGGCCGCACCCTGGACGACCTGAGCCGAGCACTGGCGACCGAGATGGCCAAGGCGATGCGCAAGGTGCTGTGA